From Aquila chrysaetos chrysaetos chromosome 3, bAquChr1.4, whole genome shotgun sequence, the proteins below share one genomic window:
- the ABHD5 gene encoding 1-acylglycerol-3-phosphate O-acyltransferase ABHD5 isoform X3 produces MKPYPECCSQDIPALTEVMIIRYCLLGWLFSWLPAWCPTSLLHLKEAEDKMLKCIASTYNKRYVYISNGNKIWTLTFSPDLSHKTPLVLLHGFGGGVGLWALNFEDLCENRPVHAVDLLGFGRSSRPHFDTDAQEAENQFVESIEEWRKEVGLEKMILLGHNLGGFLAAAYSLKYPSRVKHLILVEPWGFPERPDNAEHERPIPIWIKALGAILSPFNPLAGLRIAGPFGLSLVQRLRPDFKRKYSSMFDDNTVAEYIYHCNVQSPSGETAFKNMTIPYGWAKRPMLQRIPQMDRDIPITVVYGARSCIDGNSGSTIQSLRPNSYVKTIAILGAGHYVYADQPEDFNQKVKDICDSVD; encoded by the exons ATGAAACCATATCCTGAGTGTTGTTCCCAAGACATCCCTGCCCTGACTGAGGTCATGATTATACGTTACTGTCT GTTAGGATGGTTATTCAGCTGGCTTCCTGCTTGGTGTCCCACATCACTGCTACACCTTAAAGAGGCTGAGGACAAAATGCTAAAAT GTATTGCAAGTACATACAATAAACGATATGTGTATATAtctaatggaaataaaatatggaCACTGACATTCTCTCCGGACCTTTCACATAAAACTCCGCTTGTTCTCCTGCATGGGTTTGGAGGAGGTGTTGGACTGTGGGCTCTCAATTTTGAAGATCTCTGTGAGAACAGGCCTGTTCATGCTGTGGACCTCTTGGGATTTGGACGTAGCAGTAGACCACACTTTGACACTGATGCTCAGGAAGCAGAAAACCAGTTTGTGGAATCCATAGAAGAATGGAGAAAGGAGGTGGGGTTAGAAAAAATGATTTTACTTGGACACAACCTAGGTGGATTCCTGGCTGCTGCTTACTCATTAAAATACCCATCAAG GGTCAAACATCTTATCTTAGTGGAGCCATGGGGTTTTCCAGAGAGGCCTGACAATGCTGAACACGAGAGACCAATTCCGATCTGGATCAAAGCACTAGGAGCTATATTGAGTCCATTTAATCCATTAGCTGGGCTGAGGATAGCAGGACCCTTTG GATTAAGCCTTGTTCAACGTTTAAGACCAGATTTCAAGCGAAAATATTCATCGATGTTTGATGATAACACTGTGGCTGAATATATCTACCACTGCAATGTACAGTCCCCCAG TGGTGAAACAGCTTTCAAGAACATGACTATTCCTTACGGATGGGCAAAAAGGCCGATGCTGCAGCGGATTCCTCAAATGGATCGAGACATTCCTATCACTGTGGTCTATGGAGCACGTTCATGTATAGATGGCAATTCTGGCAGCACTATCCAGTCTCTGAGACCAAACTCATATGTGAAGACAATA GCTATCCTTGGTGCAGGTCATTATGTGTATGCTGATCAACCTGAAGACTTCAATCAGAAAGTGAAAGATATCTGTGATTCTGTGGACTGA
- the ABHD5 gene encoding 1-acylglycerol-3-phosphate O-acyltransferase ABHD5 isoform X2, translating into MYTYTCHRRVCFGACTHSYCHPPFLCAPESGMHASVRAAAPCFCVPLQLYRLGWLFSWLPAWCPTSLLHLKEAEDKMLKCIASTYNKRYVYISNGNKIWTLTFSPDLSHKTPLVLLHGFGGGVGLWALNFEDLCENRPVHAVDLLGFGRSSRPHFDTDAQEAENQFVESIEEWRKEVGLEKMILLGHNLGGFLAAAYSLKYPSRVKHLILVEPWGFPERPDNAEHERPIPIWIKALGAILSPFNPLAGLRIAGPFGLSLVQRLRPDFKRKYSSMFDDNTVAEYIYHCNVQSPSGETAFKNMTIPYGWAKRPMLQRIPQMDRDIPITVVYGARSCIDGNSGSTIQSLRPNSYVKTIAILGAGHYVYADQPEDFNQKVKDICDSVD; encoded by the exons ATGTATACGTACACATGTCACCGTCGCGTTTGCTTCGGCGCATGTACGCACTCGTACTGTCATCCACCCTTCCTTTGCGCCCCGGAGTCCGGCATGCACGCGTCTGTACGTGCTGCTGCCCCATGCTTTTGTGTGCCTTTGCAACTTTACCG GTTAGGATGGTTATTCAGCTGGCTTCCTGCTTGGTGTCCCACATCACTGCTACACCTTAAAGAGGCTGAGGACAAAATGCTAAAAT GTATTGCAAGTACATACAATAAACGATATGTGTATATAtctaatggaaataaaatatggaCACTGACATTCTCTCCGGACCTTTCACATAAAACTCCGCTTGTTCTCCTGCATGGGTTTGGAGGAGGTGTTGGACTGTGGGCTCTCAATTTTGAAGATCTCTGTGAGAACAGGCCTGTTCATGCTGTGGACCTCTTGGGATTTGGACGTAGCAGTAGACCACACTTTGACACTGATGCTCAGGAAGCAGAAAACCAGTTTGTGGAATCCATAGAAGAATGGAGAAAGGAGGTGGGGTTAGAAAAAATGATTTTACTTGGACACAACCTAGGTGGATTCCTGGCTGCTGCTTACTCATTAAAATACCCATCAAG GGTCAAACATCTTATCTTAGTGGAGCCATGGGGTTTTCCAGAGAGGCCTGACAATGCTGAACACGAGAGACCAATTCCGATCTGGATCAAAGCACTAGGAGCTATATTGAGTCCATTTAATCCATTAGCTGGGCTGAGGATAGCAGGACCCTTTG GATTAAGCCTTGTTCAACGTTTAAGACCAGATTTCAAGCGAAAATATTCATCGATGTTTGATGATAACACTGTGGCTGAATATATCTACCACTGCAATGTACAGTCCCCCAG TGGTGAAACAGCTTTCAAGAACATGACTATTCCTTACGGATGGGCAAAAAGGCCGATGCTGCAGCGGATTCCTCAAATGGATCGAGACATTCCTATCACTGTGGTCTATGGAGCACGTTCATGTATAGATGGCAATTCTGGCAGCACTATCCAGTCTCTGAGACCAAACTCATATGTGAAGACAATA GCTATCCTTGGTGCAGGTCATTATGTGTATGCTGATCAACCTGAAGACTTCAATCAGAAAGTGAAAGATATCTGTGATTCTGTGGACTGA
- the ABHD5 gene encoding 1-acylglycerol-3-phosphate O-acyltransferase ABHD5 isoform X1, with the protein MTQAPSGRAGGKEEPVMAGAAAVALSLAALPAAAAAPPPPLPAPGRRVAAMAEEETSSEGLGWLFSWLPAWCPTSLLHLKEAEDKMLKCIASTYNKRYVYISNGNKIWTLTFSPDLSHKTPLVLLHGFGGGVGLWALNFEDLCENRPVHAVDLLGFGRSSRPHFDTDAQEAENQFVESIEEWRKEVGLEKMILLGHNLGGFLAAAYSLKYPSRVKHLILVEPWGFPERPDNAEHERPIPIWIKALGAILSPFNPLAGLRIAGPFGLSLVQRLRPDFKRKYSSMFDDNTVAEYIYHCNVQSPSGETAFKNMTIPYGWAKRPMLQRIPQMDRDIPITVVYGARSCIDGNSGSTIQSLRPNSYVKTIAILGAGHYVYADQPEDFNQKVKDICDSVD; encoded by the exons ATGACGCAGGCGccgagcgggcgggcgggcgggaagGAGGAGCCCGTGATGgccggtgccgccgccgtcGCGCTGTCCCTCGCTGCGCTGccagccgccgccgctgcccccccgCCTCCGCTGCCGGCTCCCGGCCGCCGCGTCGCCGCCATGGCCGAGGAGGAGACCTCCAGCGAAGG GTTAGGATGGTTATTCAGCTGGCTTCCTGCTTGGTGTCCCACATCACTGCTACACCTTAAAGAGGCTGAGGACAAAATGCTAAAAT GTATTGCAAGTACATACAATAAACGATATGTGTATATAtctaatggaaataaaatatggaCACTGACATTCTCTCCGGACCTTTCACATAAAACTCCGCTTGTTCTCCTGCATGGGTTTGGAGGAGGTGTTGGACTGTGGGCTCTCAATTTTGAAGATCTCTGTGAGAACAGGCCTGTTCATGCTGTGGACCTCTTGGGATTTGGACGTAGCAGTAGACCACACTTTGACACTGATGCTCAGGAAGCAGAAAACCAGTTTGTGGAATCCATAGAAGAATGGAGAAAGGAGGTGGGGTTAGAAAAAATGATTTTACTTGGACACAACCTAGGTGGATTCCTGGCTGCTGCTTACTCATTAAAATACCCATCAAG GGTCAAACATCTTATCTTAGTGGAGCCATGGGGTTTTCCAGAGAGGCCTGACAATGCTGAACACGAGAGACCAATTCCGATCTGGATCAAAGCACTAGGAGCTATATTGAGTCCATTTAATCCATTAGCTGGGCTGAGGATAGCAGGACCCTTTG GATTAAGCCTTGTTCAACGTTTAAGACCAGATTTCAAGCGAAAATATTCATCGATGTTTGATGATAACACTGTGGCTGAATATATCTACCACTGCAATGTACAGTCCCCCAG TGGTGAAACAGCTTTCAAGAACATGACTATTCCTTACGGATGGGCAAAAAGGCCGATGCTGCAGCGGATTCCTCAAATGGATCGAGACATTCCTATCACTGTGGTCTATGGAGCACGTTCATGTATAGATGGCAATTCTGGCAGCACTATCCAGTCTCTGAGACCAAACTCATATGTGAAGACAATA GCTATCCTTGGTGCAGGTCATTATGTGTATGCTGATCAACCTGAAGACTTCAATCAGAAAGTGAAAGATATCTGTGATTCTGTGGACTGA